From the Gordonia bronchialis DSM 43247 genome, one window contains:
- a CDS encoding YhgE/Pip domain-containing protein has product MGKHEDGAQPTQSVVGDGDHAAPETEAEAGRTIAGVVGSPRFWLLPTALVVALFCLMAALYMAAVANPEEHLHDFPIALVNEDTGGQLDNGDGTKTPQNFGNQVADGIISSAAKSGIVIHRTDRTTALNELGTGKVYGVVIIETGFTDKAISLGQATVLTNKPSSPSIGIYINRGSGAFASAVTTTFADRVRNQVNEEFGAQLTSTVRAQLIKLDVPFTGAAQVALATPVQVSVIEPTPLPGGAGNGLSAFYFTLLLILAGFTGAMMVSILVDGMLGQTPIEFGPFYQLRARLPISRWGTLAAKWTIMLLVSFVQSALFIAVCAAVGTSLPNAFALWAFSVLAIFAVGVSASSMMAVFGNPGLIFNLIFFVVFGLPSSGGPLPLEASPRIFAWIAAVEPMHVVYLGVRSILYFDADLSAGLARATIQSFVGLILGALLGWAGAKYYDRKGWHRYAGAMTLPPRLDRMMNA; this is encoded by the coding sequence ATGGGTAAGCACGAAGATGGTGCGCAACCGACGCAATCCGTCGTCGGTGACGGCGATCATGCCGCGCCGGAGACCGAGGCGGAGGCCGGGCGCACCATCGCCGGGGTCGTCGGGTCGCCTCGGTTCTGGTTGCTGCCGACCGCGCTGGTGGTGGCGCTCTTCTGTCTGATGGCCGCGCTGTACATGGCCGCGGTGGCCAATCCGGAGGAGCACCTGCACGACTTCCCGATCGCTTTGGTGAACGAGGACACCGGCGGTCAGCTCGACAACGGTGACGGCACCAAGACGCCGCAGAACTTCGGCAATCAGGTCGCCGACGGCATCATCTCGTCGGCTGCGAAGAGCGGGATCGTCATCCACCGCACCGACCGCACCACCGCGTTGAACGAGCTCGGTACCGGCAAGGTGTACGGCGTGGTGATCATCGAGACCGGGTTCACCGACAAGGCGATCTCCCTGGGACAGGCGACGGTGCTGACCAACAAACCGTCGTCGCCGTCGATCGGCATCTACATCAATCGCGGGTCGGGGGCGTTCGCGTCGGCGGTCACCACGACCTTCGCCGACCGCGTGCGCAACCAGGTCAACGAGGAGTTCGGTGCGCAGCTCACCAGCACCGTCCGGGCGCAGCTGATCAAACTCGACGTGCCGTTCACCGGTGCGGCCCAGGTGGCCCTGGCCACTCCGGTGCAGGTCTCGGTCATCGAGCCGACGCCGCTGCCGGGAGGCGCCGGAAATGGGTTGTCGGCGTTCTACTTCACGCTGCTGTTGATCCTGGCGGGCTTCACCGGCGCGATGATGGTCAGCATCCTGGTCGACGGGATGCTGGGGCAGACACCCATCGAGTTCGGCCCCTTCTATCAGCTTCGGGCCCGGCTGCCGATCTCGCGGTGGGGAACGCTGGCCGCCAAGTGGACCATCATGTTGCTCGTGTCGTTCGTGCAGTCGGCGCTGTTCATCGCCGTCTGTGCGGCCGTCGGTACCTCGCTGCCGAATGCGTTTGCACTCTGGGCGTTTTCGGTGCTCGCCATCTTCGCGGTGGGGGTGAGCGCGAGTTCGATGATGGCGGTGTTCGGCAATCCGGGGCTGATCTTCAACCTGATCTTCTTCGTGGTGTTCGGCCTCCCGTCGTCGGGCGGTCCGCTCCCGCTGGAGGCCAGTCCGCGAATCTTCGCCTGGATCGCGGCGGTCGAACCGATGCACGTGGTCTATCTGGGTGTGCGGTCCATCCTGTATTTCGACGCCGACCTGAGCGCCGGTCTCGCCCGCGCCACCATCCAATCCTTCGTCGGCCTGATCCTGGGCGCGCTGCTCGGTTGGGCGGGTGCCAAGTACTACGACCGCAAGGGTTGGCACCGCTACGCGGGAGCGATGACGTTGCCGCCCCGGCTGGATCGGATGATGAACGCGTGA
- a CDS encoding cytidine/deoxycytidylate deaminase family protein — MTVDLGDEDRKLVVLARGALARAEAPAGAAVRDADGRTYAGADVRTASLTLSALQVAVATALSSGATGFEAAVLVNGSADDPGLATFAEISPDAPAYLTDAAGTPTERLEPGR, encoded by the coding sequence GTGACCGTTGACCTCGGCGACGAGGATCGCAAGTTGGTGGTGCTCGCCCGCGGTGCGCTTGCCCGCGCGGAGGCGCCCGCGGGGGCCGCGGTGCGTGATGCGGACGGCCGGACCTACGCCGGCGCCGACGTGCGCACCGCGTCGCTGACGTTGTCCGCGTTGCAGGTTGCCGTCGCGACCGCATTATCGAGCGGTGCAACCGGTTTCGAAGCCGCCGTGCTGGTGAACGGCAGTGCCGACGATCCCGGGCTGGCCACGTTCGCCGAGATCAGCCCGGACGCTCCCGCCTACCTGACCGACGCCGCCGGCACGCCCACCGAGCGTCTGGAACCCGGGCGATGA
- the recO gene encoding DNA repair protein RecO, producing the protein MRFYRDEAVVLRQHKLGEADRIITLLTAEHGLVRAVAKGVRRTRSKFGARLEPFAHVDVHLYPGRNLDVVTQVHSLHAYSDAIAADYGRYTTACAVLETAERLAGEERAPAPQLHRLTVGALAALAEDRRPRELILDAFLLRAMHCAGWMPALDECARCATPGPHRAFHVAVGGAVCLHCRPPGAATPSPGVLDLMDALFRGQWEHTVDAGTSLRRQASGLTAAHLQWHLERQLRTLPLIERSAPHRLVETA; encoded by the coding sequence GTGAGGTTCTACCGGGATGAGGCGGTCGTGCTGCGCCAGCACAAGCTGGGCGAGGCCGATCGCATCATCACGCTGCTGACCGCCGAGCACGGACTGGTGCGGGCGGTGGCCAAGGGGGTGCGGCGGACCCGGTCCAAGTTCGGTGCGCGTCTGGAGCCGTTCGCGCATGTCGATGTGCACCTGTATCCGGGCCGCAACCTCGATGTGGTGACCCAGGTGCACAGTCTGCACGCCTACAGCGATGCCATCGCCGCCGACTACGGCCGCTACACCACGGCGTGTGCCGTGCTGGAGACGGCGGAGCGGCTCGCCGGCGAGGAACGCGCACCCGCCCCGCAACTGCACCGGCTGACGGTGGGGGCACTGGCCGCTCTCGCCGAGGATCGCCGTCCGCGCGAGCTGATCCTGGACGCGTTCCTGTTGCGCGCGATGCATTGCGCGGGGTGGATGCCTGCCCTTGACGAGTGCGCCCGCTGCGCCACACCGGGACCGCATCGGGCTTTTCATGTCGCCGTCGGTGGCGCGGTGTGTCTGCACTGCCGTCCGCCCGGCGCCGCGACACCCTCGCCGGGGGTGCTCGATCTCATGGATGCGCTGTTCCGTGGTCAGTGGGAGCACACCGTCGACGCGGGGACCTCGCTGCGTCGCCAGGCCAGTGGTCTGACCGCGGCGCATCTGCAGTGGCATCTGGAGCGTCAACTCCGAACCCTGCCGCTCATCGAACGATCCGCGCCCCATAGGCTGGTGGAGACGGCGTGA
- a CDS encoding isoprenyl transferase, with product MALRPGGSARRRQSETSAAKPRTVRPPDPHPSGARPPAIPSEFVPRHVALVMDGNGRWATDRGLPRTEGHKRGEAVLMDTVCGCIELGVTWLSAYAFSTENWSRSPDEVRFLMGFNRDVIRRRRDEMNEMGVRVRWAGRRPRLWRSVIRELEVAEELTRDNTVMTLTMCVNYGGRAEIADAAREIARRAARGEIDPERISESTFARYLDEPDMPDVDLFLRPSGEQRISNFLLWQSAYAEMVYQEKLFPDFDRRDLWAACLEYASRDRRFGGVKPQ from the coding sequence ATGGCATTGCGGCCCGGTGGCTCGGCACGCCGACGGCAATCGGAGACGTCGGCCGCCAAACCGCGGACCGTCCGGCCGCCCGATCCCCATCCCAGCGGTGCCCGCCCGCCGGCGATCCCATCCGAGTTCGTCCCCCGTCACGTCGCCCTGGTCATGGACGGCAACGGACGCTGGGCCACCGATCGCGGATTGCCGCGCACCGAAGGCCACAAGCGGGGCGAAGCGGTCCTGATGGACACCGTGTGCGGATGTATCGAACTCGGGGTGACGTGGCTGTCGGCCTATGCCTTCTCCACCGAGAACTGGTCGCGCAGTCCCGACGAGGTGCGGTTCCTGATGGGGTTCAACCGCGACGTGATTCGCCGCCGGCGCGACGAGATGAACGAGATGGGTGTCCGAGTGCGGTGGGCCGGGCGCCGACCACGCTTGTGGCGCAGCGTGATCCGTGAACTCGAGGTCGCCGAGGAGCTCACCCGCGACAACACCGTGATGACCCTGACGATGTGTGTCAACTACGGCGGCCGGGCCGAGATCGCCGACGCCGCACGGGAAATCGCTCGTCGCGCGGCCCGGGGCGAGATCGATCCGGAACGGATCTCGGAGTCCACCTTTGCCCGCTACCTCGACGAGCCGGACATGCCCGATGTCGATCTCTTCCTGCGTCCGTCGGGTGAGCAGCGCATCTCCAACTTCCTGCTGTGGCAGTCGGCGTATGCCGAGATGGTCTATCAGGAAAAGCTGTTTCCCGATTTCGACCGGCGCGATCTGTGGGCCGCCTGTCTCGAATATGCCTCGCGGGACCGTCGTTTCGGTGGGGTGAAGCCGCAATGA
- a CDS encoding M28 family metallopeptidase, with protein sequence MTCVKRKPAAEAFAVPRSLCPLIMMLIVALALAACPTHDTSESREQSTPRASSPQVPAPVDVLTPDSLARAVTLDNVMRHVEALQTVAGANHGNRAAGTPGYDASVDYVAGLLRAAGFRVSTPAFDYTRYDAGPVDLRADGAAVEATVLEYSPGTGRAPVTGAPVVVGGLGCAANDFPASVRDSVAVITRGGCEFVRKARAAQTAGARAVIIVNNAPEKLSGATLGTENPPTIPVVGVASGDAERITHARSISLAVTAETRKIVSRNVIAQTTTGDPSDVVLAGAHLDSVEAGPGINDNGTGTAAVLETALRLGSAPRVPHAVRFAFWGAEEDGLIGSTRYVESLDDQQRRALALYLNFDMLGSPNGGFFVYDGDDSARDGAGPGPTGSAGIERVFTRFYDTFYRGRQIVDAPTDFDGRSDYGPFIEIGVPAGGVLTGAEGIKTPEQARLWGGTAGQPFDAHYHSPGDTVANVNRDIFGINVSAVAYGVATYALSTAGPDGVPGPAERQRRPR encoded by the coding sequence ATGACCTGCGTGAAGCGAAAGCCGGCGGCCGAGGCGTTTGCGGTGCCACGCAGTCTCTGCCCGCTGATAATGATGCTGATCGTCGCTCTTGCCCTCGCGGCATGCCCGACCCACGACACGTCGGAGTCGAGGGAGCAATCGACACCGCGCGCGTCGTCGCCGCAGGTGCCCGCGCCGGTCGATGTGCTGACCCCCGATTCGCTCGCCCGCGCGGTCACGCTCGACAACGTGATGCGTCATGTCGAGGCCCTGCAGACGGTGGCCGGCGCGAACCACGGCAACCGGGCGGCGGGCACCCCCGGCTACGACGCGTCAGTCGACTACGTCGCGGGCCTGCTGCGTGCGGCGGGATTCCGGGTCAGCACACCGGCATTCGATTACACCCGCTATGACGCCGGTCCGGTGGACCTGCGCGCCGACGGGGCCGCCGTCGAGGCGACCGTCCTCGAGTACTCGCCGGGAACCGGTCGCGCGCCGGTCACCGGTGCGCCGGTCGTGGTCGGCGGACTCGGTTGCGCTGCAAACGATTTCCCGGCGAGCGTGCGTGATTCCGTCGCCGTGATCACCCGTGGCGGCTGCGAGTTCGTCCGCAAGGCACGTGCCGCACAGACCGCAGGGGCCCGGGCGGTCATCATCGTGAACAACGCGCCCGAGAAACTTTCCGGCGCGACCCTCGGTACCGAGAATCCGCCGACGATACCGGTCGTCGGGGTCGCCTCCGGCGACGCCGAGCGCATCACCCATGCCCGCTCGATCAGCCTGGCGGTGACGGCGGAGACCAGGAAGATCGTGTCCCGCAACGTGATCGCGCAGACCACCACAGGCGACCCGTCGGATGTGGTGCTCGCCGGGGCACACCTCGACAGTGTCGAGGCCGGGCCGGGCATCAACGACAACGGCACCGGCACCGCGGCAGTCCTCGAGACCGCACTACGCCTCGGGTCGGCTCCGCGCGTACCCCATGCGGTGCGCTTCGCCTTCTGGGGAGCCGAGGAGGACGGGCTCATCGGGTCCACCCGCTATGTCGAATCGCTCGACGATCAGCAACGGCGGGCACTCGCGCTCTACCTCAACTTCGACATGCTCGGCTCCCCCAACGGCGGCTTCTTCGTCTACGACGGCGACGACTCGGCCCGCGACGGTGCCGGGCCCGGCCCCACTGGTTCGGCAGGCATCGAGCGGGTGTTCACCCGCTTCTATGACACCTTCTATCGCGGTCGGCAGATCGTCGACGCCCCGACCGACTTCGACGGCCGGTCCGATTACGGTCCCTTCATCGAGATCGGTGTGCCGGCCGGCGGAGTCCTCACCGGCGCCGAGGGCATCAAAACGCCCGAACAGGCCCGACTGTGGGGCGGTACCGCGGGCCAACCCTTCGACGCGCATTACCACTCGCCCGGCGACACCGTGGCCAACGTCAACCGCGACATCTTCGGGATCAACGTGTCCGCGGTGGCCTATGGCGTAGCGACCTACGCGTTGTCCACCGCGGGGCCCGATGGTGTACCCGGCCCGGCGGAGCGGCAGCGCCGGCCTCGCTGA
- a CDS encoding glycine--tRNA ligase → MAAAQSNRVEAVVNLAKRRGLVFQCGEIYGGTKSAWDYGPLGVELKDNIKRQWWRTMVTSRDDVVGLDSSVILPRQVWQASGHVEVFTDPLVESLYTHKRYRADHLIENYEIKHGHPPANGLADINDPETGQPGKWTEPKAFSGLMKTFLGPVDDEEGLHYLRPETAQGIFINFKNVMTTARKKPPFGIAQIGKSFRNEITPGNFIFRTREFEQMEMEFFVKPGEDEQWHQYWIDHRFDWYVQLGIDPENLRLFEHPKDKLSHYSKRTVDVEYKFGFAGNPWGELEGVANRTDFDLSTHAKHSGEDLSFFDQASGERYTPFVIEPAAGLTRSLMAFLCDAYTEEEVPNAKGGTDTRTVLKLDRRLAPIKVAVLPLSRNEKLSPKARDLAAELRQHWNVEFDDAQGIGKRYRRQDEIGTPFCVTVDFDTLDDQAVTIRERDTMSQERVALDKVAEYLAGKLIGA, encoded by the coding sequence GTGGCCGCCGCCCAGTCCAATCGAGTCGAAGCCGTCGTCAACCTGGCCAAGCGCCGAGGTCTGGTGTTCCAGTGCGGTGAGATCTACGGCGGGACCAAGTCGGCCTGGGACTACGGGCCACTCGGTGTGGAACTCAAGGACAACATCAAGCGGCAGTGGTGGCGCACCATGGTCACCAGCCGCGACGACGTCGTGGGCCTCGACTCGTCGGTGATCCTGCCGCGGCAGGTGTGGCAGGCCTCCGGCCACGTGGAGGTGTTCACCGACCCGCTGGTGGAGTCGCTCTACACGCACAAGCGTTACCGCGCCGACCATCTGATCGAGAACTACGAGATCAAGCACGGCCATCCGCCGGCCAACGGACTCGCCGACATCAACGACCCGGAGACCGGTCAGCCCGGCAAGTGGACAGAGCCCAAGGCGTTCAGCGGTCTGATGAAGACCTTCCTGGGCCCGGTCGACGACGAAGAGGGCCTGCACTATCTGCGTCCGGAGACCGCGCAGGGCATTTTCATCAACTTCAAGAACGTGATGACCACGGCGCGTAAGAAGCCGCCGTTCGGTATCGCCCAGATCGGCAAGAGCTTCCGCAACGAGATCACCCCGGGAAACTTCATCTTCCGTACGCGCGAGTTCGAGCAGATGGAGATGGAGTTCTTCGTCAAACCCGGCGAGGACGAGCAGTGGCATCAGTACTGGATCGACCATCGCTTCGACTGGTATGTCCAACTGGGAATCGACCCGGAGAATCTGCGCCTCTTCGAACATCCCAAGGACAAGCTGTCGCACTACTCCAAGCGCACCGTCGACGTGGAGTACAAGTTCGGCTTCGCCGGCAACCCGTGGGGTGAGCTCGAAGGTGTGGCCAACCGCACCGACTTCGACCTGTCCACGCACGCCAAGCACTCGGGGGAGGATCTCAGCTTCTTCGACCAGGCCAGCGGGGAGCGCTACACCCCCTTCGTCATCGAACCCGCGGCCGGCCTGACCCGCTCGTTGATGGCCTTCCTGTGCGACGCCTACACCGAAGAGGAAGTGCCGAATGCCAAGGGCGGCACCGATACTCGTACGGTGCTCAAGCTCGACCGGCGACTCGCGCCGATCAAGGTGGCGGTACTGCCGTTGTCGCGCAACGAGAAGCTCTCGCCCAAGGCCCGCGACCTCGCCGCCGAACTGCGGCAACACTGGAACGTCGAGTTCGACGACGCGCAGGGCATCGGCAAGCGGTATCGGCGCCAGGACGAGATCGGTACGCCCTTCTGTGTCACCGTGGACTTCGACACCCTCGACGATCAGGCGGTCACCATCCGGGAACGCGACACGATGAGCCAGGAGCGGGTGGCGCTCGACAAGGTCGCCGAGTACCTCGCCGGCAAGCTGATCGGCGCCTGA
- a CDS encoding Fur family transcriptional regulator, protein MSTTSRPVTGIRSTRQRAAIADALAATDDFCSAQELHDQLRARGESIGLTTVYRNLQALSQSGQIDVLWDGSGETRYRHCSDGHHHHLVCRSCGTTVEVQAEPVERWATRIASEHGFTGINHTVEVFGYCPACSEGS, encoded by the coding sequence ATGAGCACCACGAGTCGCCCGGTCACCGGTATCCGCTCCACGCGTCAGCGTGCCGCGATCGCCGACGCCCTGGCCGCCACCGACGATTTCTGTTCGGCGCAGGAACTCCACGATCAATTGCGTGCCCGCGGCGAATCCATCGGATTGACCACGGTGTACCGAAATCTGCAGGCGCTCAGCCAGTCCGGTCAGATCGACGTGCTCTGGGACGGTTCCGGGGAAACCCGCTACCGCCATTGCTCGGACGGCCATCACCATCATCTGGTGTGCCGGTCCTGCGGAACCACCGTCGAGGTTCAGGCCGAGCCGGTGGAGCGCTGGGCGACGCGTATCGCCTCCGAGCACGGGTTCACCGGCATCAACCACACTGTCGAGGTGTTCGGATACTGCCCCGCGTGCAGCGAGGGAAGCTGA
- the era gene encoding GTPase Era, with translation MSEFRSGFVCFVGRPNTGKSTLTNALVGEKIAITSNRPQTTRHAIRGIVNRPDAQLILVDTPGLHRPRTLLGQRLNDLVQDTFAEVDVIGVCVPADEKIGPGDKWIVSQVRHMAPKTTVLGIVTKIDRVGPEKVAAQLLALSKLLGPTSEVVPVSAKSGKQVDVLTDVLVSLMQPGPAFYPEGELTDESDDVLMAEFIREAALEGVRDELPHSLAVVIEEVIERDREPDQQPMLDVHAILYVERDSQKGIIIGHKGARLKEVGTVARAQIERLLGARVYLDLHVKVAKDWQRDPKQLGRMGF, from the coding sequence ATGAGCGAATTCCGTTCCGGCTTCGTCTGTTTCGTGGGCCGGCCGAACACCGGCAAGTCGACTCTGACGAATGCGCTGGTGGGGGAGAAGATCGCGATCACGTCCAATCGGCCGCAGACCACCCGTCATGCCATCCGCGGCATCGTCAATCGTCCCGACGCACAGTTGATCCTGGTCGACACACCCGGCCTGCACCGGCCCCGCACGCTGCTCGGCCAACGGCTGAACGACCTCGTGCAGGACACCTTCGCCGAGGTCGACGTCATCGGTGTCTGCGTGCCCGCCGACGAGAAGATCGGCCCGGGGGACAAGTGGATTGTCTCGCAGGTTCGCCATATGGCGCCCAAGACGACGGTCCTGGGCATCGTCACCAAGATCGACCGGGTGGGTCCGGAGAAGGTGGCAGCCCAACTACTCGCACTCTCGAAGTTGCTCGGCCCGACCTCCGAAGTGGTTCCGGTATCGGCGAAGTCGGGCAAACAGGTCGACGTCCTCACCGATGTGCTGGTGTCGCTGATGCAACCGGGTCCCGCGTTCTATCCCGAAGGCGAGCTCACCGACGAATCCGACGATGTTCTGATGGCCGAGTTCATCCGGGAAGCCGCGCTCGAAGGTGTCCGTGACGAGCTGCCGCACTCACTGGCCGTCGTCATCGAAGAGGTCATCGAGCGTGACCGCGAGCCGGATCAGCAACCCATGCTCGACGTGCACGCGATCCTCTACGTCGAGCGGGACAGCCAGAAGGGCATCATCATCGGGCACAAGGGAGCCCGCCTGAAAGAGGTGGGCACGGTGGCCCGTGCCCAGATCGAGCGGCTGCTCGGCGCCCGGGTCTATCTCGATCTGCACGTCAAGGTCGCCAAGGACTGGCAGCGCGACCCCAAGCAACTCGGCCGGATGGGTTTCTGA